The Roseimicrobium gellanilyticum genome contains a region encoding:
- a CDS encoding endonuclease/exonuclease/phosphatase family protein: MSTFLLAGSLLLTFSAGCTASKKNASLTTGVQRGAAIKFPTGVSSKLARHEEPVFPSYEEALVLMKNPEPQGRLKSKLDTLWRTPIIDNSAYLSGKRPLQASTPTLGNFLRVASWNIEKSLHITSAAEALGSQSSYESMLREQERTPGKRTLAELLRQRERLATADVIFLQEMDIGVSRSGYVDAARTLAKALGMNYAYAVQAVEVDPVMLGLEPAAIDRDGTKHFLPIDKARYKGGFGSAILSRYPIVNAQVVPLKKSVRLV; the protein is encoded by the coding sequence GTGAGTACATTTCTCCTCGCGGGTTCATTGCTGCTGACATTCAGTGCAGGCTGCACGGCATCCAAGAAAAACGCGTCCCTCACGACCGGGGTACAACGTGGTGCGGCAATCAAATTTCCGACCGGGGTGAGCAGCAAACTGGCCCGCCACGAGGAACCTGTATTCCCTTCCTATGAGGAAGCCCTGGTCCTGATGAAGAATCCCGAGCCGCAGGGCAGGCTCAAGTCTAAACTCGACACGCTCTGGCGCACTCCCATCATCGACAACAGCGCCTATCTCTCGGGCAAGCGCCCACTACAGGCCAGCACACCGACCCTTGGCAACTTTCTGCGTGTAGCGAGCTGGAACATCGAGAAGTCACTGCACATCACCAGCGCCGCGGAAGCCCTCGGTTCCCAGTCTTCTTACGAGAGCATGCTGCGTGAGCAAGAGCGCACGCCGGGAAAACGCACGCTCGCCGAGCTGCTACGCCAGCGGGAGCGCCTCGCCACGGCAGACGTCATCTTCCTCCAGGAAATGGACATTGGCGTGAGCCGCTCTGGCTACGTGGACGCTGCGCGCACCCTGGCGAAGGCGCTTGGCATGAACTACGCCTACGCCGTGCAAGCGGTGGAGGTGGATCCCGTGATGCTTGGTCTGGAGCCAGCGGCCATCGACAGGGATGGTACGAAACACTTCCTGCCCATCGACAAGGCACGCTACAAGGGAGGCTTCGGCTCCGCGATTCTTTCTCGCTACCCCATCGTGAATGCCCAGGTGGTGCCCCTGAAAAAAAGTGTACGACTGGTATGA
- the purL gene encoding phosphoribosylformylglycinamidine synthase subunit PurL: protein MQTHPTATGRAVFRHIPITSLSGDELLALSQKHKLSLSREDMLAVQKIFQEEKREPTDVELEVIAQTWSEHCKHRIFGARIEHSVNGKAEVIDSLYKTYVKAVTARIMAKKPGFVLSAFTDNAGFVKLDEKLAVCLKVETHNHPSAIEPYAGANTGLGGVIRDILGAGKGAKPIASLDVFCFGPPDTKQEDIKAKDVIHPLGVMRGVVRGVRDYGNRMGIPTVAGAIQFDDTYIYNPLVFCGTMGVIPIGDIDKEVKPGHLLIAAGGRTGRDGLKGATFSSVSLTTASHEEDQTAVQIGNPIEEKKAADFILAARAQGLIQFVTDCGAGGFSSAAGEMLSEVGGEVWLDHAPLKEPGLESWQVFISESQERMVIAIEEKDLEAMQKLAAVYETELCVLAKADGTGILKVKHHGEMVCELDCRKLHEAPRRHMKGEWTESTDETAGFTFEEGWEDLLRGLLADFTIVSREPIIREYDHEVQGNTLLKPLAGAQGDAPQDGSVIRVDGSQQCVALGLALLPEWGKNDPFAMGRACVDECVRQLVAMGANPERIAILDNFCLGNPDDHRELGALVETCKGMAQTAETYGTPFVSGKDSFYNYFKTDEGPVSIPCTLLVSGFGVVEDAKHIVGASVRRTGSKLCLVGDTTPGLRGAVLVKGMQSQAGQPANFDEAKALENYRAYYTLVEKGVVLSAHDISEGGLGVALAEMGFSGKAGLSVDLAKLPTKGACETAELLFGETPGRIVLEVAPENAHLAEALGFPVIGETTADGKLNITKGGEPLINASIAELKPIWKEGLVNYY from the coding sequence TTGCAAACTCATCCTACCGCCACCGGCCGCGCCGTTTTCCGTCACATCCCCATCACCTCGCTTTCTGGGGATGAACTGCTCGCACTGAGTCAGAAACACAAGCTCTCCCTCTCCCGCGAGGACATGCTCGCGGTGCAGAAAATCTTCCAGGAGGAGAAGCGCGAACCCACGGACGTGGAACTGGAGGTCATCGCCCAGACATGGAGCGAGCACTGCAAGCACCGCATCTTTGGCGCGCGTATCGAGCACAGTGTGAACGGGAAGGCAGAAGTCATCGACAGCCTCTACAAGACCTATGTCAAGGCGGTGACGGCTCGCATCATGGCAAAGAAGCCGGGCTTCGTGCTCAGCGCCTTCACGGACAATGCCGGCTTTGTGAAGCTGGATGAGAAGTTGGCGGTGTGTCTCAAGGTGGAGACGCACAATCACCCCAGCGCCATCGAACCCTACGCAGGTGCGAACACCGGCCTTGGCGGTGTGATTCGTGACATTCTAGGCGCAGGGAAGGGTGCCAAACCCATCGCCTCGCTCGACGTGTTCTGCTTTGGCCCGCCTGATACGAAGCAGGAAGACATCAAGGCCAAGGATGTGATCCACCCGCTCGGCGTCATGCGTGGCGTGGTGCGCGGCGTGCGCGACTACGGTAACCGCATGGGTATCCCCACGGTGGCCGGCGCCATCCAGTTCGACGATACCTACATCTACAATCCGCTCGTGTTCTGCGGCACGATGGGCGTCATCCCGATTGGCGACATCGACAAGGAAGTGAAGCCGGGCCACCTGCTCATTGCAGCGGGCGGGCGTACGGGGCGCGATGGCTTGAAGGGCGCGACGTTCTCCAGTGTCTCGCTGACCACGGCGAGCCACGAGGAAGACCAGACAGCGGTGCAGATTGGCAATCCGATCGAAGAGAAGAAAGCGGCTGATTTCATCCTCGCGGCACGTGCGCAGGGATTGATTCAGTTTGTCACGGACTGTGGCGCCGGTGGCTTCAGCAGCGCGGCTGGTGAAATGCTCAGCGAAGTCGGTGGGGAAGTGTGGCTGGACCATGCCCCGCTCAAGGAGCCAGGTTTGGAAAGCTGGCAGGTCTTCATCAGCGAGAGCCAGGAACGCATGGTCATCGCCATTGAGGAGAAAGACCTCGAAGCGATGCAGAAGCTCGCAGCTGTCTACGAGACCGAACTGTGCGTGCTGGCCAAGGCCGACGGCACCGGCATTCTCAAAGTGAAGCACCACGGCGAAATGGTGTGCGAACTCGATTGCCGCAAGCTTCACGAGGCACCTCGCCGCCACATGAAGGGCGAATGGACGGAGTCCACGGATGAAACTGCCGGGTTCACCTTCGAAGAAGGCTGGGAAGATCTGCTGCGTGGATTGCTCGCGGACTTCACCATCGTCTCCCGCGAGCCCATCATTCGTGAATACGATCACGAAGTGCAGGGCAACACCTTGCTGAAGCCGCTCGCCGGCGCACAAGGTGACGCACCACAGGATGGCTCCGTCATCCGCGTGGATGGCAGCCAGCAGTGCGTGGCTCTCGGTCTCGCGCTGCTTCCTGAGTGGGGCAAGAACGATCCGTTTGCGATGGGGCGCGCGTGTGTGGATGAGTGCGTGCGCCAGCTCGTGGCCATGGGCGCGAATCCCGAGCGCATCGCCATCCTCGACAACTTCTGCCTTGGCAATCCTGACGACCACCGTGAACTCGGCGCTCTCGTGGAAACTTGCAAGGGCATGGCGCAGACCGCCGAGACCTACGGCACGCCCTTCGTCTCCGGCAAGGACAGCTTCTACAACTACTTCAAGACGGACGAAGGTCCCGTATCCATCCCGTGCACGTTGCTCGTGAGCGGCTTTGGCGTGGTGGAAGATGCCAAGCACATCGTGGGTGCCAGCGTGCGCCGCACAGGCAGCAAGCTCTGCCTCGTGGGTGATACCACTCCCGGCCTTCGCGGCGCGGTGCTGGTGAAGGGGATGCAATCCCAGGCGGGACAGCCGGCGAACTTCGACGAGGCCAAGGCGCTCGAAAACTACCGCGCGTACTACACGCTCGTGGAAAAGGGCGTGGTGCTCTCCGCGCATGACATCAGCGAAGGCGGTCTCGGCGTCGCGCTTGCTGAGATGGGCTTCTCCGGTAAGGCGGGCCTCAGTGTGGATCTCGCGAAGCTGCCGACGAAGGGTGCCTGCGAGACCGCGGAACTCCTCTTCGGTGAAACGCCCGGTCGTATCGTGCTAGAAGTTGCTCCTGAGAACGCCCACCTCGCAGAGGCGCTGGGCTTCCCGGTCATCGGTGAAACCACGGCGGATGGAAAGCTCAACATCACCAAGGGTGGCGAGCCGCTCATCAATGCCTCTATCGCTGAGCTCAAGCCGATTTGGAAAGAGGGTCTGGTGAACTACTATTGA
- a CDS encoding endonuclease/exonuclease/phosphatase family protein, which yields MYDWYEGERKIADPVEHGRRIGSKIAFDSEIRRELKVGGRCFFRVDIAVPQVPGGVVTLVNNHLEIKTTPKGREEQMVEILGRIKNVPHPVIMAGDHNSAPEDLSATSLVRVVWRQVNTPEALLDTAARVSDLVTGTVVPGYRERSIVNVLKNFQNPLAPDIPILLPNPVRGMFEQVRDHRFADGTSFDFRGDADRSINRNSRTLANSNEHRRWGHRTTFSVRRPIGPVGRYRLDWFFVRSGHLKDPNDDNAPYVLAPHYGETLAEFNDSVKPKFSDHRPIVVDIPLQEPPAAAKLDTH from the coding sequence GTGTACGACTGGTATGAAGGGGAACGGAAGATCGCAGACCCCGTCGAGCATGGTCGTCGCATCGGAAGCAAGATCGCCTTCGACTCCGAGATACGCCGTGAATTGAAAGTAGGCGGCCGCTGTTTCTTCCGCGTGGACATCGCAGTGCCACAGGTGCCCGGTGGTGTGGTGACTCTGGTGAACAATCACCTGGAGATCAAAACGACCCCCAAAGGCCGCGAAGAACAAATGGTGGAGATTCTTGGCCGCATCAAAAATGTGCCCCACCCCGTGATCATGGCAGGCGACCACAACTCCGCGCCCGAAGATCTCAGCGCCACCTCCCTGGTAAGGGTGGTGTGGCGTCAGGTGAACACGCCAGAAGCGTTGCTCGACACAGCCGCGAGAGTTTCTGACCTCGTCACCGGCACCGTAGTACCGGGCTACCGCGAGCGCAGTATCGTGAATGTGCTGAAGAACTTCCAAAATCCTCTCGCTCCAGACATTCCCATTCTCCTCCCCAATCCGGTGCGCGGCATGTTTGAGCAGGTGCGGGATCATCGGTTCGCGGATGGAACTTCTTTCGACTTCAGGGGGGATGCGGATCGCTCCATCAACCGGAACTCGCGCACGCTCGCAAACAGCAACGAGCACCGTCGCTGGGGACACCGCACTACCTTCAGCGTGCGCCGTCCCATTGGCCCCGTTGGGCGGTACCGGCTGGACTGGTTCTTCGTTCGCTCGGGTCACCTCAAGGATCCCAACGATGACAACGCCCCTTATGTGCTGGCGCCTCACTACGGAGAAACCCTCGCGGAATTCAACGACAGTGTGAAACCCAAGTTCTCAGACCACCGCCCGATCGTGGTGGATATTCCGCTGCAGGAACCACCTGCTGCTGCGAAGCTGGATACCCATTGA
- a CDS encoding YcxB family protein: MSVRFTITYWDYLAFSAYHYLHSPLILGIYGICFALVTYVNVGVVSEVNTTAGKLITFVILETVVFGFLVLVLGITTVLGIISRRNKTVLTEHTITVTDDFLAEETVYNKTEQKWAGVQKIARTNRHLIIYIAQHLAHIIPLRAFADKASSDAFDEFCRKKVESARR, encoded by the coding sequence ATGAGCGTACGATTCACCATCACCTACTGGGACTATCTGGCGTTCAGCGCTTATCACTATCTGCACTCGCCTCTGATCCTGGGGATCTACGGCATTTGCTTCGCGTTGGTCACTTACGTGAATGTGGGGGTGGTGTCCGAGGTGAACACGACAGCGGGAAAGCTCATCACATTCGTCATCCTGGAGACGGTAGTCTTTGGCTTTCTGGTTCTCGTTCTCGGGATCACCACTGTGTTGGGGATCATTTCCCGCCGGAACAAGACCGTCCTGACCGAGCACACCATCACCGTCACGGATGATTTCCTGGCGGAGGAAACCGTCTACAACAAGACAGAACAGAAATGGGCAGGCGTCCAAAAAATCGCCCGTACCAACCGCCACCTGATCATCTATATCGCCCAGCATCTGGCCCACATCATTCCGCTTCGCGCCTTTGCAGACAAGGCTTCATCGGATGCATTCGATGAGTTCTGCAGGAAAAAGGTCGAAAGTGCACGGCGATAG